Proteins from a genomic interval of Clostridium scatologenes:
- a CDS encoding recombinase family protein, translated as MDTKVAIYVRVSTHHQIDKDSLPLQKQDLINYANYVLNTNNYEIFEDAGYSAKNTDRPGFQNMMSRIRNNEFTHLLVWKIDRISRNLLDFCDMYNELKKINVTFVSKNEQFDTSSAMGEAMLKIILVFAELERKLTGERVTAVMLDRATKGLWNGAPIPLGYIWDKIKKFPVIDDAEKNTIELIYNTYLKVKSTTAIRSLLNANNIKTKRNGTWTTKTISDIIRNPFYKGTYRYNYREPGRGKVKSENEWVVIEDNHKGIISKELWRKCNAIMDENAKRNNAAGFRANGKVHVFAGLLECGECHNNLYSKQDKPNLDGFIPSVYVCSGRYNHLGCNQKTISDNYVGTFIFNFISNILKTQNKIKKLDSKLLEKALLNGNVFKDIIGIENIEDLQNKSYASNVLKNKKNANEDNSFGLEVNKKEKAKYERALERLEDLYLFDDNAMSEKDYIIRKKKIAEKLNEVNEKLKELNTFADEQEINLLSKISSFTLSKELLNAYNIHYKELILNIGRNQLKDFANTIIDKIIIKDKKILNIKFKNNLKISFVHRG; from the coding sequence ATGGATACTAAAGTTGCTATTTATGTAAGGGTGTCAACTCATCATCAGATAGATAAAGATTCCTTACCACTCCAGAAACAAGATCTTATTAATTATGCTAATTATGTACTTAACACAAATAACTATGAAATTTTTGAGGATGCTGGATATTCTGCTAAAAACACAGACAGACCAGGTTTTCAAAATATGATGTCTAGGATTAGAAATAATGAATTTACTCATTTACTGGTATGGAAAATAGATAGAATTAGTAGAAATTTATTAGACTTCTGTGATATGTACAATGAATTAAAAAAAATTAATGTTACTTTTGTAAGTAAAAATGAACAATTTGATACTAGTTCAGCTATGGGTGAAGCTATGTTGAAAATTATATTAGTGTTTGCAGAACTCGAAAGAAAGTTAACAGGTGAAAGGGTTACTGCAGTAATGTTAGATAGGGCAACAAAAGGTCTTTGGAATGGTGCACCAATACCTCTCGGCTATATCTGGGATAAAATTAAAAAGTTTCCTGTAATAGATGATGCTGAAAAAAATACTATCGAATTGATTTATAACACATATTTAAAAGTTAAGTCTACTACAGCAATAAGATCATTATTAAATGCAAATAATATAAAAACCAAACGAAATGGTACATGGACCACAAAAACTATAAGTGATATAATTAGAAACCCATTTTATAAGGGTACATACAGATATAATTATCGTGAACCCGGACGTGGTAAAGTTAAAAGTGAGAATGAATGGGTAGTAATAGAAGATAATCACAAAGGAATTATCTCTAAAGAATTATGGAGGAAATGTAATGCTATTATGGATGAAAATGCAAAAAGAAACAATGCAGCAGGATTTAGAGCTAATGGAAAAGTCCATGTATTTGCTGGGTTATTAGAATGTGGAGAATGCCATAATAATTTGTATTCTAAACAAGACAAACCGAATTTAGATGGATTTATACCTTCCGTATATGTTTGTAGTGGTAGATATAATCATTTGGGATGCAACCAAAAAACCATTAGTGATAATTATGTAGGAACTTTTATATTTAACTTTATATCTAATATTTTAAAAACACAAAATAAAATAAAAAAATTAGATTCTAAATTATTAGAAAAAGCTTTGCTTAATGGGAATGTATTTAAAGATATTATCGGAATTGAAAATATAGAAGATTTACAAAACAAATCTTATGCATCAAATGTATTAAAAAACAAAAAAAATGCAAATGAGGATAACTCATTTGGTCTAGAAGTTAATAAAAAAGAAAAAGCTAAATACGAAAGAGCTTTAGAAAGATTGGAAGATTTATATTTATTTGATGATAATGCAATGTCTGAAAAAGATTATATAATTAGAAAGAAGAAAATAGCAGAAAAGCTTAATGAAGTTAACGAAAAGCTTAAGGAATTAAACACTTTTGCTGATGAACAGGAAATAAACTTATTAAGTAAAATATCTAGTTTTACGCTTTCAAAAGAATTACTAAATGCTTATAATATTCATTACAAGGAGTTAATATTAAATATTGGAAGAAATCAATTAAAAGATTTTGCAAATACAATAATCGATAAAATAATAATAAAGGATAAGAAAATTTTAAATATAAAATTCAAAAACAATCTTAAAATCAGCTTTGTACACAGGGGTTGA
- a CDS encoding helix-turn-helix domain-containing protein — protein MFNERLKKYRENKNLLKKEFAEKLEVSESYYNMIENGKRNPSKAFIEKLVCESSMPEEYWIYGIKENEYINVREDLKCVKKAVEQIIDLDLVKDVDKLFNGSYPEGTLEELLIVALKADIECLLEKKNTNKEI, from the coding sequence ATGTTTAATGAAAGACTTAAGAAATATAGAGAAAATAAAAATTTACTAAAAAAAGAATTTGCAGAAAAACTTGAAGTTAGTGAAAGTTATTATAATATGATTGAAAATGGTAAGAGAAACCCTAGCAAAGCATTTATCGAAAAATTAGTTTGTGAGAGTAGTATGCCCGAGGAATACTGGATATATGGGATAAAAGAAAATGAATATATAAATGTTAGAGAAGATTTAAAATGTGTAAAAAAAGCAGTTGAACAGATAATAGACTTAGATTTAGTAAAAGATGTTGATAAGTTATTTAATGGCAGTTATCCCGAAGGAACACTTGAAGAATTATTAATCGTAGCACTTAAGGCTGATATTGAATGTTTATTAGAAAAGAAAAATACTAATAAAGAAATTTAA
- a CDS encoding helix-turn-helix domain-containing protein: MTLKELRKQSGLKAYKIAEMLGISRAQLNNLEKGKYKMDKLKIEKLSEVYCKEIKEIKLIVSKGGEGNV; this comes from the coding sequence ATGACACTAAAGGAACTAAGAAAGCAAAGTGGTTTAAAAGCTTATAAAATAGCTGAAATGCTTGGAATTAGCAGAGCACAATTAAATAATTTAGAAAAAGGTAAATATAAAATGGACAAACTTAAAATTGAAAAGTTAAGTGAAGTTTATTGTAAAGAAATTAAAGAAATTAAATTGATAGTTTCAAAAGGAGGCGAAGGTAATGTCTGA